The following are encoded together in the Zingiber officinale cultivar Zhangliang chromosome 8A, Zo_v1.1, whole genome shotgun sequence genome:
- the LOC122012036 gene encoding trihelix transcription factor GTL1-like isoform X1 — MQQQQQQGATQFGASPSGILPFSSAPLASRAHLLGIQPSDVQEPASLAEVASPISSRPPPAAAAGNFDKLQVAGDFPDDEALAAAQGDDTERGGGATGNRWPRQETLALLKIRSEMDASFRDATLKGPLWEEVSRKLAELGYKRSAKKCKEKFENVHKYYKRTKEGRAGRQDGKSYRFFTQLEALHSGSHLAGGIPPVAPSPAAFADVSSGFSTAAAMVGQPQANRAQPISSVAPPPPIIALPTRVVAPELQTQGISTSAEPTVGFSFSSNSSSSASSDSDEETAGESQEGRKRKRETATTSRKMMAFFDGLMKQVMERQEAMQKRFLEAVEKKEQDRMIREEAWRRQEMTRFNREQELLAQERAMAASRDTVIISYLQKITGQNISLPTPIFPPAPATSAAMPATQSSILPSQITPPPPQTVLQPPPSAAEHTQPPQIQQSAHRHNQVAGDIPRHPSPLGTLELAPSSEPPNLDVTSPSSSSRWPKAEVHTLIKIRSGLDSKYQDSGPKGPLWEEISVGMQRLGYNRSAKRCKEKWENINKYYKKVKESNKKRPEDSKTCPYFHQLDALYRSKHLGAGGGPMQRPQLGSDSTNIIPSSNQQQSDATTMNRPQEQASAMPPPPPPLQLTAETERKNGNSETNAGVQVQTGNGGLATGFFEQGLKKPEDIMKELMGQRLHQAATDHDYDKLDDESDNMDQDEEDEDEDNEDDEINNDKVLHYKI, encoded by the exons atgcagcagcagcagcagcaaggaGCCACGCAATTCGGGGCATCGCCGTCCGGAATTCTTCCGTTTTCGTCGGCTCCCCTTGCCTCCCGAGCGCACCTGCTCGGAATTCAGCCTTCCGACGTCCAAGAGCCGGCGTCGCTCGCAGAGGTGGCCTCCCCCATCAGCAGCCGGCCTCCGCCCGCTGCGGCGGCTGGGAATTTCGACAAGCTGCAGGTGGCCGGAGACTTTCCGGACGACGAAGCCCTCGCCGCCGCACAAGGAGACGACACCGAGCGCGGCGGCGGCGCAACCGGGAACCGATGGCCGCGGCAGGAGACTCTGGCGCTGCTCAAGATCAGGTCCGAGATGGACGCCAGCTTCCGAGACGCCACGCTGAAAGGTCCTCTCTGGGAGGAGGTCTCCAG GAAGTTGGCGGAGTTGGGATACAAGAGGAGCGCAAAAAAGTGCAAGGAGAAGTTCGAGAACGTGCACAAGTACTACAAGCGCACCAAGGAAGGCCGCGCCGGCCGCCAGGACGGCAAGAGCTACCGCTTCTTCACCCAGCTCGAAGCCCTCCACAGCGGCAGCCACCTCGCCGGAGGAATTCCGCCAGTCGCCCCTTCTCCGGCTGCGTTTGCGGACGTCTCGTCGGGCTTCAGTACTGCCGCCGCCATGGTTGGCCAGCCGCAGGCTAACAGGGCTCAGCCTATCTCCTCCGTCGCGCCACCACCGCCGATCATCGCGTTGCCGACGCGAGTAGTCGCCCCTGAGCTTCAGACACAAGGAATCTCGACGTCGGCCGAACCGACCGTGGGGTTCAGCTTCTCGTCGAACTCGTCCTCTTCGGCGTCGTCGGACTCGGACGAGGAGACCGCAGGGGAGagccaggaaggaaggaagcGGAAGCGAGAGACGGCAACCACGAGCCGGAAGATGATGGCCTTCTTCGACGGGCTGATGAAGCAGGTAATGGAGCGGCAGGAGGCCATGCAGAAGCGGTTCTTGGAGGCCGTCGAGAAGAAGGAACAGGACCGCATGATCCGGGAGGAAGCGTGGCGGCGTCAGGAGATGACGAGGTTCAACCGGGAGCAGGAACTGTTGGCGCAGGAGAGGGCCATGGCCGCCTCCAGAGACACCGTCATCATCTCCTACCTGCAGAAGATAACCGGCCAAAACATCTCCCTCCCCACCCCAATTTTTCCGCCTGCCCCAGCGACCTCCGCAGCGATGCCGGCCACCCAGAGTAGCATTCTTCCCTCACAAATTACTCCGCCGCCACCACAAACTGTTCTTCAACCTCCTCCGTCGGCGGCCGAACATACCCAACCACCACAAATCCAGCAATCGGCTCACCGTCACAACCAAGTCGCCGGCGACATTCCACGGCACCCATCGCCCCTGGGGACGTTGGAGCTCGCTCCCAGCTCAGAGCCACCGAACCTCGACGTCACGTCACCGTCGTCGTCCTCCCGGTGGCCAAAGGCAGAGGTGCACACCTTGATCAAGATCCGAAGTGGGCTGGACTCCAAGTACCAGGACTCCGGACCGAAGGGGCCATTGTGGGAGGAGATCTCCGTCGGAATGCAGCGGCTTGGCTACAACCGGAGCGCGAAGAGGTGCAAGGAGAAGTGGGAGAACATCAACAAGTACTACAAGAAGGTGAAGGAGAGCAACAAAAAGCGACCGGAGGACTCCAAGACCTGCCCGTACTTCCACCAATTGGACGCGCTCTACCGCAGCAAACACCTCGGCGCCGGCGGCGGACCAATGCAGAGACCCCAACTAGGCTCGGACTCTACTAACATCATTCCCTCATCAAATCAACAGCAGAGCGATGCGACAACGATGAACAGGCCACAGGAGCAAGCATCCGCGatgccaccgccgccgccgccgctccaGCTGACCGCCGAGACCGAAAGAAAGAATGGGAATTCTGAGACCAATGCGGGAGTTCAGGTACAAACCGGTAACGGAGGGCTCGCCACCGGCTTCTTCGAGCAAGGATTAAAAAAG CCAGAAGACATCATGAAGGAGCTGATGGGGCAACGGCTACACCAAGCGGCGACGGATCACGACTACGATAAGTTAGACGATGAGAGTGACAACATGGACCAAGACGAGGAGGACGAGGACGAGGACAACGAGGACGACGAGATCAACAATGACAAAGTATTGCACTACAAGATATAG
- the LOC122012036 gene encoding trihelix transcription factor GTL1-like isoform X2, giving the protein MQQQQQQGATQFGASPSGILPFSSAPLASRAHLLGIQPSDVQEPASLAEVASPISSRPPPAAAAGNFDKLQVAGDFPDDEALAAAQGDDTERGGGATGNRWPRQETLALLKIRSEMDASFRDATLKGPLWEEVSRKLAELGYKRSAKKCKEKFENVHKYYKRTKEGRAGRQDGKSYRFFTQLEALHSGSHLAGGIPPVAPSPAAFADVSSGFSTAAAMVGQPQANRAQPISSVAPPPPIIALPTRVVAPELQTQGISTSAEPTVGFSFSSNSSSSASSDSDEETAGESQEGRKRKRETATTSRKMMAFFDGLMKQVMERQEAMQKRFLEAVEKKEQDRMIREEAWRRQEMTRFNREQELLAQERAMAASRDTVIISYLQKITGQNISLPTPIFPPAPATSAAMPATQSSILPSQITPPPPQTVLQPPPSAAEHTQPPQIQQSAHRHNQVAGDIPRHPSPLGTLELAPSSEPPNLDVTSPSSSSRWPKAEVHTLIKIRSGLDSKYQDSGPKGPLWEEISVGMQRLGYNRSAKRCKEKWENINKYYKKVKESNKKRPEDSKTCPYFHQLDALYRSKHLGAGGGPMQRPQLGSDSTNIIPSSNQQQSDATTMNRPQEQASAMPPPPPPLQLTAETERKNGNSETNAGVQVQTGNGGLATGFFEQGLKKKTS; this is encoded by the exons atgcagcagcagcagcagcaaggaGCCACGCAATTCGGGGCATCGCCGTCCGGAATTCTTCCGTTTTCGTCGGCTCCCCTTGCCTCCCGAGCGCACCTGCTCGGAATTCAGCCTTCCGACGTCCAAGAGCCGGCGTCGCTCGCAGAGGTGGCCTCCCCCATCAGCAGCCGGCCTCCGCCCGCTGCGGCGGCTGGGAATTTCGACAAGCTGCAGGTGGCCGGAGACTTTCCGGACGACGAAGCCCTCGCCGCCGCACAAGGAGACGACACCGAGCGCGGCGGCGGCGCAACCGGGAACCGATGGCCGCGGCAGGAGACTCTGGCGCTGCTCAAGATCAGGTCCGAGATGGACGCCAGCTTCCGAGACGCCACGCTGAAAGGTCCTCTCTGGGAGGAGGTCTCCAG GAAGTTGGCGGAGTTGGGATACAAGAGGAGCGCAAAAAAGTGCAAGGAGAAGTTCGAGAACGTGCACAAGTACTACAAGCGCACCAAGGAAGGCCGCGCCGGCCGCCAGGACGGCAAGAGCTACCGCTTCTTCACCCAGCTCGAAGCCCTCCACAGCGGCAGCCACCTCGCCGGAGGAATTCCGCCAGTCGCCCCTTCTCCGGCTGCGTTTGCGGACGTCTCGTCGGGCTTCAGTACTGCCGCCGCCATGGTTGGCCAGCCGCAGGCTAACAGGGCTCAGCCTATCTCCTCCGTCGCGCCACCACCGCCGATCATCGCGTTGCCGACGCGAGTAGTCGCCCCTGAGCTTCAGACACAAGGAATCTCGACGTCGGCCGAACCGACCGTGGGGTTCAGCTTCTCGTCGAACTCGTCCTCTTCGGCGTCGTCGGACTCGGACGAGGAGACCGCAGGGGAGagccaggaaggaaggaagcGGAAGCGAGAGACGGCAACCACGAGCCGGAAGATGATGGCCTTCTTCGACGGGCTGATGAAGCAGGTAATGGAGCGGCAGGAGGCCATGCAGAAGCGGTTCTTGGAGGCCGTCGAGAAGAAGGAACAGGACCGCATGATCCGGGAGGAAGCGTGGCGGCGTCAGGAGATGACGAGGTTCAACCGGGAGCAGGAACTGTTGGCGCAGGAGAGGGCCATGGCCGCCTCCAGAGACACCGTCATCATCTCCTACCTGCAGAAGATAACCGGCCAAAACATCTCCCTCCCCACCCCAATTTTTCCGCCTGCCCCAGCGACCTCCGCAGCGATGCCGGCCACCCAGAGTAGCATTCTTCCCTCACAAATTACTCCGCCGCCACCACAAACTGTTCTTCAACCTCCTCCGTCGGCGGCCGAACATACCCAACCACCACAAATCCAGCAATCGGCTCACCGTCACAACCAAGTCGCCGGCGACATTCCACGGCACCCATCGCCCCTGGGGACGTTGGAGCTCGCTCCCAGCTCAGAGCCACCGAACCTCGACGTCACGTCACCGTCGTCGTCCTCCCGGTGGCCAAAGGCAGAGGTGCACACCTTGATCAAGATCCGAAGTGGGCTGGACTCCAAGTACCAGGACTCCGGACCGAAGGGGCCATTGTGGGAGGAGATCTCCGTCGGAATGCAGCGGCTTGGCTACAACCGGAGCGCGAAGAGGTGCAAGGAGAAGTGGGAGAACATCAACAAGTACTACAAGAAGGTGAAGGAGAGCAACAAAAAGCGACCGGAGGACTCCAAGACCTGCCCGTACTTCCACCAATTGGACGCGCTCTACCGCAGCAAACACCTCGGCGCCGGCGGCGGACCAATGCAGAGACCCCAACTAGGCTCGGACTCTACTAACATCATTCCCTCATCAAATCAACAGCAGAGCGATGCGACAACGATGAACAGGCCACAGGAGCAAGCATCCGCGatgccaccgccgccgccgccgctccaGCTGACCGCCGAGACCGAAAGAAAGAATGGGAATTCTGAGACCAATGCGGGAGTTCAGGTACAAACCGGTAACGGAGGGCTCGCCACCGGCTTCTTCGAGCAAGGATTAAAAAAG AAGACATCATGA